One Phaeodactylum tricornutum CCAP 1055/1 chromosome 28, whole genome shotgun sequence DNA window includes the following coding sequences:
- a CDS encoding predicted protein has product MKFSREALLFLSTVTISFSSFTEAFVSWDGRTTTFLSNRWSHSYVTWAATNFGPTPTRTKHSRLRMIEDDVDDDEEDFDEDAAEPLSKGVRSVSWLPTVANAKGDGVPELTRKDSEILPLFPLGGIVYTPNSEHILNIFEPRYRQMYNDILMNGTKRFVVSMSHPSESGRFAQTGVLFELEDLKEVSEQTADQIKYICNHKVTGRVKLHRVLNPEAWQSRDTYLRVEGTITDDSVKEGESASSSIYGVVGNAKEEKALKSAFSDLIEIQHELEEDVRFTRASGMTLSVKPGSGEDGLWQTIRLWQSFADQRLMARQNELQRDFQEKLQAFLKKERGLTEEELPSAIGFDDLSPALQVEVQELQKRMAIELRPLVLESTLTMQKVLEAENHTERLQLVRHFVEAETRRLTTKKTLRGVFSGSSMGTGEGSDQSEKRLTESKRKNENSSKPSSIFTDEDDAFQ; this is encoded by the coding sequence ATGAAGTTCTCCCGTGAAGcgcttcttttcctttccacgGTAACgatttctttctcgtcgtTTACCGAAGCCTTTGTTTCTTGGGATGGGCGCACTACTACGTTTCTGAGTAACCGGTGGTCGCACAGCTATGTTACTTGGGCCGCAACTAATTTCGGTCCAACGCCGACGAGAACGAAGCACTCACGACTCCGAATGATAGAAGATGAtgttgacgatgacgaagaagacttcGACGAAGATGCCGCGGAACCGCTTTCCAAGGGGGTTCGGTCCGTGTCGTGGCTTCCGACCGTCGCCAATGCTAAAGGAGATGGTGTTCCAGAACTGACACGAAAAGACTCCGAGATCTTGCCGCTCTTTCCTTTGGGAGGGATCGTTTACACACCCAATTCAGAACACATTCTGAATATTTTCGAACCTCGCTATCGTCAAATGTACAACGATATTCTGATGAATGGTACCAAACGCTTCGTGGTCAGTATGTCGCACCCTTCCGAGTCCGGTCGATTTGCCCAGACGGGGGTACTATTTGAACTCGAAGATCTGAAAGAAGTCAGCGAGCAGACGGCGGATCAGATTAAGTATATTTGCAACCACAAGGTGACTGGTCGGGTCAAGCTTCATCGGGTGTTGAATCCGGAAGCCTGGCAATCGCGAGACACATACTTACGTGTGGAAGGCACGATAACGGATGACAGTGTTAAAGAAGGCGAATCGGCGTCAAGCAGTATCTATGGTGTAGTCGGAAACGCCAAGGAGGAGAAAGCGTTGAAAAGCGCGTTCTCCGATTTGATTGAAATCCAACATGAACTTGAGGAAGATGTTCGCTTCACCCGAGCGTCAGGAATGACACTTTCGGTGAAACCTGGCTCCGGAGAAGATGGCTTGTGGCAAACAATACGACTTTGGCAGAGTTTTGCCGATCAGCGACTCATGGCACGTCAGAATGAACTGCAACGGGATTTTCAAGAGAAGCTTCAGGCGTTCTTGAAAAAGGAACGCGGTCTTACGGAAGAAGAGCTACCAAGCGCTATTGGCTTTGATGATTTATCTCCGGCTCTCCAGGTAGAAGTACAAGAGCTTCAAAAACGAATGGCGATAGAACTTCGACCGTTGGTTCTGGAATCCACGCTGACAATGCAGAAGGTCCTCGAAGCGGAAAACCATACAGAGAGGTTGCAGCTTGTTCGTCACTTTGTGGAAGCAGAAACCCGACGATTAACCACAAAAAAGACGTTGAGGGGAGTATTTTCGGGGTCGAGCATGGGCACCGGCGAAGGCTCCGATCAATCTGAGAAGAGACTCACGgagagcaaaagaaagaacgaAAATTCATCTAAaccttcttcaatttttaccgacgaagatgatgcTTTCCAGTGA
- a CDS encoding predicted protein: MNIVVFNVTFWLVTLTYPIRDHSQSQQLRGREELRKSTRNVIRRPHKTSLDFGSQSIVPPSLYCANFCNGIMRHLAEADWIERLDPPSHRFRIYQSMDDLSVYEPEYEPEEVVIANGKVRLQVLSVVPPPLEYMATLHADRQEISGRQVWTGSLALAHVLEQHEPAKRDLQAKRILELGSGTGILGMSVSKLFNPEIVVLTDGDPKAVELLEQNLDNPFNEIDLAKTRLETLVWGNVKPSFAKSCRAFGPHWLEAEKVQFDSILGGDVLYKNELPVLFFITVKCLLKPNGVLWLCHIPRSTVTQEVVVNAAKMAGFQWEVVDFNSKIQGCPVEDANRARVYRLKLNP; encoded by the exons ATGAACATCGTTGTCTTCAACGTTACGTTTTGGTTGGTGACTTTGACCTATCCCATCCGCGATCATTCTCAATCACAACAATTGCGTGGTCGAGAGGAGCTGCGAAAAAGCACGAGAAACGTGATTCGCCGCCCCCACAAGACTTCTCTTGATTTTGGATCCCAATCAATCGTTCCGCCTTCGCTATATTGTGCAAACTTTTGTAACGGGATCATGAGGCATCTAGCTGAAGCAGACTGGATCGAAAGATTAGACCCTCCCAGCCATCGATTTCGCATTTATCAGAGCATGGATGATTTGAGCGTCTACGAACCTGAATATGAGCCCGAGGAAGTGGTGATCGCTAACGGGAAAGTGAGGCTGCAAGTACTTTCCGTTGTTCCACCTCCTCTCGAATACATGGCAACACTGCATGCAGATCGACAAGAAATTAGCGGTCGGCAAGTCTGGACTGGATCTCTTGCACTTGCTCACGTTCTGGAACAGCATGAACCTGCCAAACGCGACTTGCAGGCCAAAAG AATACTGGAGCTTGGTAGTGGAACCGGAATTCTTGGAATGTCTGTCTCTAAGCTGTTTAACCCGGAAATTGTTGTTTTGACTGATGGGGATCCCAAGGCTGTTGAATTGCTGGAGCAAAATCTGGACAATCCGTTCAACGAAATAGACCTAGCTAAAACGAGACTTGAAACACTAGTTTGGGGAAACGTGAAGCCATCTTTTGCTAAAAGTTGCAGAGCATTCGGAccgcattggttggaagcagaaaaAGTACAATTTGATAGTATACTCGGAGGAGATGTGTTGTACAAGAACGAATTGCCCGTGCTCTTCTTTATTACCGTAAAATGTTTACTGAAGCCGAATGGTGTGCTGTGGCTATGCCACATCCCCCGGTCTACCGTGACACAAGAAGTGGTAGTTAATGCAGCTAAAATGGCCGGCTTCCAGTGGGAAGTCGTCGACTTCAATTCAAAGATACAAGGCTGCCCAGTTGAAGACGCAAATCGAGCACGAGTGTACAGACTGAAGCTTAATCCATGA
- a CDS encoding predicted protein, with product MDSSTMAHASNFAIAEDQTSCQRSYPTTPAFQTHSDSSDTFAAELLIRPNAVTPTISRSFLWILGYTLRTLFCDIPLLVVLLTYFSLNWIHHVHDNYLYPQMQALVWDEERATQDITYYTRFCDADDMTTKNGADLFLPRDASPKEAYEHQLLHGFTIFKSVLTTPTARDLRSFVSSRNRNLTSMESIFVIEGNNRFSFGLGTEEPSVAKAMKELANHDQLRRSLEKIIGPNPALIEMTAITSSYGAVAQWWHDDVIPTASAVKYARTFAPSYSVFVQLQNTTKQMGATSACPGSHYCGAGRMDLFCDEEGFQVVGDDGYWGIGDALLMNMNSYHRGAAHTDPEGEDRVMLILTFAPKPEPRVESRQMSEGITFSLRWDMWGHTLYDLARADTRMTQPWATLRALGLYKPDESDWGTDYISSTSMRLLNDYNGFIPDDLASFIEAGGFPLLPSFLQAEFNEDHGPQDAWYHFILETFFICKEFMKRVSIAAIVGYVAFFLLVASWSGKKNRAAKFFDAILRLLLILGVVYLAEILARRHVDESLWAIDIKANRRYSSVFTNELHYDVVAKGSSTFPTRHDVLIENRYGSEYLAMYDDYINGHPGNRVFGKAVRKAAPYFSSYSDLFKKATIGFVVETIEMELGRFLLQGPKGNWYLMEREEALDYTAKEIAALSSPGTKAVRDRIRLLKGDCRFGVYRDTAMSKSHNFPYLKSLEDLVLACGRRLVQRNPLLPLGVNANRERVFFGQTRMLQPPVTRAQFKRRGVDLGIGSNPEPPSELAWLKSGDFVEGVVDGYWYVGELSLITAHGLYHIDYPDGDSNYVDEYEIRSVLPLDVGEKAEYFHSSEGIYVSSTVTAVLNDFLYNIIIDETGKSVEEAVIEHFRRPLQVEVERYEYQAAY from the coding sequence ATGGACTCTTCGACGATGGCCCACGCATCTAATTTTGCGATCGCTGAAGACCAGACCTCATGTCAACGATCTTATCCTACAACTCCGGCTTTTCAGACTCATTCTGATTCATCCGATACTTTTGCAGCGGAACTTTTGATTCGACCAAACGCTGTGACACCGACAATTAGTAGGTCATTTCTTTGGATCTTAGGATACACGCTACGGACGCTCTTCTGCGATATTCCTTTGCTTGTGGTGTTATTGACGTACTTTTCTCTCAACTGGATTCATCATGTTCACGATAATTATTTGTACCCTCAGATGCAGGCCCTGGTTTGGGATGAAGAACGCGCAACGCAGGACATCACGTATTATACACGTTTctgcgatgccgacgacATGACGACCAAGAATGGAGCAGACCTATTCTTGCCTCGAGACGCCTCGCCCAAGGAAGCGTATGAGCATCAGCTTTTGCACGGGTTCACTATTTTCAAGTCGGTCCTGACGACCCCGACTGCTCGAGATCTGCGTTCTTTCGTCTCCTCCCGCAATCGCAATTTGACCAGTATGGAGAGTATCTTTGTAATTGAAGGCAACAACAGATTTTCGTTTGGACTCGGGACAGAGGAACCTTCTGTGGCGAAAGCGATGAAAGAGCTTGCTAATCACGACCAACTACGGCGttcattggaaaagattATCGGACCTAATCCTGCCTTGATTGAAATGACTGCGATTACATCTTCGTATGGAGCGGTCGCTCAGTGGTGGCACGACGATGTCATTCCAACGGCTTCTGCAGTAAAATATGCACGGACATTTGCCCCTAGCTACTCTGTGTTCGTCCAGCTGCAAAATACGACCAAGCAAATGGGTGCAACTTCGGCTTGTCCTGGTAGCCACTATTGCGGAGCTGGCCGTATGGATCTTTTTTGTGACGAAGAGGGTTTCCAGGTTGTTGGTGACGACGGGTATTGGGGGATTGGCGATGCCCTTCTCATGAACATGAACTCGTATCATCGCGGTGCTGCTCATACTGATCCCGAGGGAGAGGACCGCGTCATGCTAATTTTGACGTTTGCCCCCAAACCTGAACCACGCGTAGAATCCAGGCAAATGTCGGAAGGCATCACTTTTTCTCTGCGCTGGGATATGTGGGGACATACCTTGTATGATCTTGCCCGTGCCGATACTCGTATGACCCAGCCTTGGGCGACGCTTCGTGCCCTTGGTCTTTACAAACCTGATGAAAGTGATTGGGGCACCGATTATATCTCGAGTACATCTATGCGTCTCTTGAATGATTACAATGGATTCATACCGGACGATTTGGCTAGTTTTATAGAAGCTGGTGGCTTTCCTCTCCTCCCATCATTTCTGCAAGCAGAATTCAACGAAGATCACGGTCCCCAAGACGCGTGGTACCACTttattttggaaacttttTTTATTTGTAAAGAGTTCATGAAGCGTGTCTCTATTGCAGCGATAGTAGGCTAcgttgcctttttcttgctcgtTGCAAGCTGGTCTGGCAAGAAAAATCGCGCAGCGAAATTCTTTGATGCGATTTTAAGGCTGTTACTAATACTCGGCGTCGTCTATCTTGCTGAGATACTTGCTCGCCGCCACGTGGACGAATCACTATGGGCCATCGATATCAAGGCTAACCGTCGCTACTCCAGTGTTTTCACAAATGAGCTACATTACGATGTTGTTGCGAAGGGATCTTCTACTTTTCCGACCCGGCACGATGTTTTGATTGAGAATCGATATGGCTCGGAGTATCTTGCTATGTATGATGACTATATCAATGGTCACCCCGGTAATCGTGTATTCGGAAAGGCTGTCAGAAAAGCTGCCCCGTATTTTTCTTCCTATTCGGATCTCTTTAAGAAAGCAACCATAGGGTTTGTAGTTGAAACGATCGAGATGGAGCTTGGCCGTTTTCTCTTGCAAGGACCGAAGGGAAACTGGTATTTAATGGAAAGAGAGGAAGCTTTGGACTACACAGCGAAAGAAATTGCAGCACTTTCCTCTCCAGGTACTAAAGCTGTCAGGGATAGAATTCGTCTTTTGAAAGGAGACTGCCGATTTGGGGTCTATCGTGACACAGCGATGTCGAAGTCCCATAACTTTCCGTACTTAAAATCGTTGGAGGATCTCGTTCTTGCATGTGGTCGTCGATTGGTCCAACGCAACCCGCTTTTACCTTTGGGTGTCAATGCAAACAGGGAAAGAGTCTTCTTTGGGCAGACACGAATGTTACAGCCGCCGGTGACGAGGGCGCAATTCAAGCGACGTGGCGTAGACCTTGGGATAGGCAGCAATCCTGAGCCTCCGTCAGAGCTTGCATGGCTCAAATCCGGcgactttgtcgaaggaGTGGTCGATGGGTACTGGTATGTAGGCGAACTCAGTTTGATTACAGCCCACGGGTTATACCACATAGACTATCCGGATGGCGACAGCAACTACGTGGATGAATACGAGATCAGATCAGTACTTCCGCTGGACGTGGGTGAGAAGGCGGAGTACTTTCATAGCTCTGAGGGCATCTATGTCTCCTCTACTGTTACGGCTGTGCTAAATGACTTTCTGTATAATATTATAATCGACGAAACCGGGAAATCCGTCGAGGAAGCGGTAATCGAGCATTTTCGTCGCCCGCTCCAAGTGGAAGTGGAGCGATACGAATATCAAGCCGCTTACTAA
- a CDS encoding predicted protein (Precise function unknown. Contains N-terminal targeting peptide and ankyrin domain proximal to C-terminus.; Ankyrin-repeat-containing gene of unknownn function): MHWYQVQMQFTLVLSFAICGLTQSGTSWDTVRLVPVEDPTQSPETSYRSEDDASFAIYSRNLSSVLGDKQTFYNDFMEGCRKAVMESGSDPDVVCDKDDGHRMRMNVYQPQSVVNYTKTGFAKVKTPPEVFRLLKEFWDLNKEKSYVEWSGPTPYHNNWEVPPTVIRVDNTTLETGGIELQRAISNAAKALMEEWTGQRLSYSSVYGIRIYHNQSVLSPHVDRLPLVSSAIINVAQDVDEDWVLEVYDHDGVAHNVTMEPGDMVLYESHSVIHGRPFPLQGKFFANCFVHFEPLGPLDQSEISVNNGDLPPYLIPGSQWEAEYRLKHPDGWSVLSDPMSLIQSGDLPLLRYVGRNKPEVLHKPDKIDWRPIHEVCRQGNLEILKYLVEQDADIHAVTKAYGNSEPLDIAKRYLASDDPVIEYLEEKLRAEESDHSEL; the protein is encoded by the exons ATGCATTGGTACCAAGTCCAAATGCAGTTTACGCTGGTGCTAAGCTTTGCAATCTGCGGTCTCACACAAAGCGGTACATCATGGGACACTGTGCGGCTCGTGCCAGTGGAAGACCCAACCCAGTCTCCCGAAACCTCGTATCGCTCCGAGGACGACGCTTCGTTTGCGATATATTCGAGAAATCTGTCTTCTGTTCTGGGCGACAAGCAAACTTTTTACAACGACTTTATGGAAGGATGCCGCAAGGCTGTGATGGAATCAGGATCCGATCCTGATGTTGTGTGCGACAAAGATGATGGCCACCGAATGCGTATGAATGTCTACCAGCCTCAGTCGGTAGTCAATTACACCAAGACTGGATTTGCAAAAGTGAAAACCCCTCCCGAGGTCTTTCGTTTGCTCAAAGAGTTCTGGGATTTGAACAAAGAAAAATCCTACGTAGAATGGAGTGGGCCAACACCGTACCACAACAATTGGGAAGTGCCACCGACGGTCATTCGCGTCGACAACACTACTTTAGAAACCGGCGGCATCGAATTACAAAGGGCTATATCAAATGCTGCGAAAGCTCTCATGGAGGAATGGACTGGGCAGCGTCTTTCCTATTCTTCGGTCTACGGTATTCGCATTTATCATAATCAATCCGTGCTGTCGCCACACGTGGATCGATTGCCACTCGTCAGTTCCGCCATTATCAACGTGGCGCAAGATGTCGACGAAGATTGGGTTTTGGAGGTATACGATCATGATGGAGTTGCCCATAATGTTACTATGGAGCCAGGTGACATGGTCTTATACGAGAGCCATTCGGTCATTCACGGGCGGCCATTCCCTTTACAAG GAAAATTCTTCGCCAATTGTTTTGTGCACTTTGAACCGCTTGGGCCGCTCGATCAATCTGAAATCAGCGTGAATAATGGTGATTTACCTCCATACCTTATTCCCGGCTCGCAGTGGGAAGCAGAATACCGCCTCAAACACCCAGACGGTTGGAGTGTTTTGAGCGATCCCATGTCTCTCATTCAAAGCGGAGATTTGCCTCTCTTGCGATATGTCGGCAGGAACAAGCCGGAAGTCCTTCATAAACCGGACAAAATAGACTGGAGACCAATCCATGAGGTTTGCCGACAAGGAAATCTGGAAATATTGAAGTACTTGGTCGAGCAAGACGCTGACATACATGCCGTCACAAAGGCATACGGTAATTCGGAGCCGCTTGACATTGCCAAACGATATCTGGCCTCCGATGATCCGGTAATTGAATATCTCGAGGAGAAACTACGGGCAGAAGAAAGCGATCATTCCGAGCTTTAA
- a CDS encoding predicted protein, giving the protein MIDAAYILAWMGIVLLQAVAHYSVSARKRFDPHPLEATEDVCLDEVPPREQLASSIDEQDERSDEDLDGEEFDRLLSQTGSEMMNSCRSLESIVQEKICHIN; this is encoded by the exons ATGATTGATGCCGCATACATTCTTGCCTGGATGGGCATCGTGTTGCTGCAAGCTGTAGCACATTACTCGGTCTCGGCACGAAAGCGATTCGATCCTCACCCGTTGGAGGCGACGGAAGATGTCTGCCTTGACGAAGTACCTCCCCGGGAGCAATTAGCATCATCCATCGACGAACAGGACGAGCGCAGTGACGAAGACCTCGATGGCGAAGAGTTTGATCGACTACTATCTCAAACTGGAAGTGAAATGATGAAT AGTTGCCGATCACTCGAAAGCATAGTTCAAGAAAAAATTTGCCATATTAATTGA
- a CDS encoding predicted protein has product MFAQCTKHWNGKGRVAPLKINKRNFATGDLIGLPYGTVLEDLVPNFDGKIMSDFEKDVDVDETDVEIDQIRDNRNLVDNNDAQALDHFELLRMRESGVDGSKIVKEIIQNSSTFDQKTEFSKAKYIARKQKKYQLRCRIIRCTPAFICEALYVKDPKKIMNLREDTLAQILSYANVSAGCQSLIFETCFGLVTGAVACRMGGYGRVLSLYSGQQPSYTEMIQRFNLTFAENLSIKWLHSGDVFGQENISDEDDADQKDREQLLIDRINSRLSMHNLDHTREYLKTMKNDEERESFLLKRSARFTRKMTRHTPVEAKGWLKSKLSDSLVIATRYNATETLLGMLPYLSPSCPFVVFCEFLEPLTACFRELQRQDLAINLRLSDTWAREYQVLPGRTHPNMNMTQSGGFILTGVKL; this is encoded by the exons ATGTTTGCCCAATGTACAAAACATTGGAATGGCAAAGGCCGTGTAGCCCCTCTGAAAATAAACAAACGCAATTTTGCGACAGGCGATCTAATCGGCCTCCCCTATGGTACTGTCCTAGAA GACCTCGTCCCAAATTTCGACGGAAAGATTATGTCTGACTTCGAAAAGGACGTCGACGTAGACGAGACCGACGTTGAAATCGATCAAATACGAGACAACCGTAATTTGGTGGACAACAATGATGCCCAGGCACTTGATCATTTTGAGCTGTTACGGATGCGAGAATCTGGTGTTGATGGCTCTAAAATCGTGAAGGAGATCATTCAAAACTCCTCTACCTTTGATCAGAAAACGGAATTCAGTAAAGCCAAGTACATTGCccgcaaacaaaaaaaataCCAACTGAGATGTCGAATAATTCGGTGTACACCGGCCTTTATCTGCGAAGCTCTATATGTCAAAGACCCGAAAAAGATAATGAACTTACGCGAGGACACTCTGGCGCAAATCTTGAGTTATGCCAACGTTAGCGCGGGTTGCCAAAGTCTGATTTTCGAAACATGTTTTGGCTTAGTGACTGGCGCTGTCGCATGTAGAATGGGTGGGTACGGCAGGGTTCTCTCCCTCTACAGTGGACAGCAGCCTTCCTACACGGAAATGATCCAACGCTTCAACTTGACATTTGCTGAGAATCTTAGCATAAAATGGCTACATAGTGGAGACGTGTTTGGCCAAGAAAACATCAGtgatgaagacgacgcaGACCAGAAAGACCGTGAACAA CTTTTGATTGATCGCATTAATTCCCGACTTTCTATGCATAATTTAGATCACACCAGGGAATATTTGAAAACGATGaaaaacgacgaagaaagagAATCTTTCTTGTTGAAGAGATCTGCACGTTTTACCAGAAAGATGACGCGCCATACTCCGGTGGAAGCAAAAGGGTGGTTGAAATCAAAACTCAGCGATTCACTGGTCATAGCCACTCGATATAATGCTACCGAAACACTATTGGGAATGCTCCCTTATCTTTCTCCGTCTTGCccctttgttgttttttgcgaatttttggaaccaCTGACAGCATGCTTCAGAGAGCTGCAGCGACAGGATTTGGCAATCAACTTACGACTGAGTGATACGTGGGCTCGAGAATACCAAGTCCTTCCTGGACGAACTCATCCCAATATGAATATGACTCAAAGCGGTGGTTTCATCCTTACCGGCGTGAAGCTT
- a CDS encoding predicted protein: MKDEMGKSSEKMPVIVKRPTKKKPKDKPKRPLSAYNFFFKEEREKILRVVLAEDPSEVENDPESEDHIDDEMLGRLRKEGGKVSFEEMGKLIGQRWKKIDPDRLTRYSELAAEDTERYKKEMQTYNGRQEAKMRSEALKPPASFPGMAMGMDKGGSAANNLGAYSDAMSGMSSAFANAGGMQGYPYGAMDFGAGYGGMGMAGMYNPYGGYPGMQGGGMGGGNPDPMAHLQGGGNASMYGMMGGGGFQGSMMGYGGGQVGAGAPGSDPQGGYPPQMDPSQANMYGYGAGQGWGGQQ; this comes from the coding sequence ATGAAGGACGAAATGGGGAAAAGCAGTGAGAAGATGCCAGTCATTGTCAAGCGGCCCACTAAGAAGAAGCCCAAAGACAAGCCGAAGAGGCCTTTGAGTGCTTataatttcttcttcaaggAAGAGCGCGAAAAGATTCTTCGTGTAGTCCTCGCCGAAGATCCGTCCGAGGTAGAGAACGATCCCGAATCCGAGGATCATATCGACGACGAGATGCTTGGAAGACTCCGGAAGGAAGGAGGAAAGGTCAGCTTCGAGGAAATGGGTAAACTCATCGGACAGAGGTGGAAGAAAATCGACCCCGATCGTCTCACGAGGTATTCAGAGCTTGCTGCTGAGGACACCGAGCGCTACAAGAAGGAAATGCAGACCTACAACGGCCGTCAAGAGGCTAAAATGCGTAGCGAAGCGCTGAAGCCACCAGCATCGTTTCCAGGAATGGCAATGGGTATGGACAAGGGTGGATCAGCAGCCAATAATCTTGGAGCTTATTCAGATGCTATGAGTGGAATGAGTTCTGCGTTCGCAAATGCCGGAGGTATGCAAGGATACCCTTATGGTGCTATGGATTTTGGAGCCGGTTATGGTGGAATGGGCATGGCCGGTATGTACAACCCGTACGGTGGCTATCCAGGAATGCAAGGGGGCGGTATGGGCGGAGGGAATCCAGATCCCATGGCGCATCTTCAAGGTGGTGGTAATGCAAGCATGTATGGTATGATGGGCGGCGGTGGATTTCAAGGTAGCATGATGGGATACGGAGGTGGTCAAGTAGGAGCCGGAGCCCCTGGTTCTGATCCACAAGGAGGATATCCTCCTCAAATGGACCCATCGCAAGCGAATATGTACGGCTATGGAGCAGGTCAGGGTTGGGGAGGGCAGCAATAA